GTTTTACTTCTACTAGTTGTGCTGCAAGTTCTCGCGGTGTTACTAAGCTTGGGTGTAAAACACCTGTCCTAGCCGCGGTTATTATGGCACTTAAAGTTTGGGTTTCGTAAGAGTATTGTGTCATTAATGctgtaaatatactaaaaattctatttgacAGTAACAAGGTTTCTAAAGTATacgtattgtttattaaagcttttatgtttgtttctaGACTTAGTTGCTTTTGTCTTAACTCGTCATATAACTGGTTTAGTTTAGTTGAAGCACTGTTTATTCCTACTATTGAAGATTTGACTACAGTGGTCTGGTCTTTTATAACATGTATCATACGTTCATTTGTACCTTCGACTTTGTTTATGTGTTGCAAAGTTTCCTCCGCACATTCCTCATCACAAACTCCGAATAAGGTTTTCATTGCCGAACCTATCATATTTACTAACCCTCTTTTCACTCTAGCACTACGTATGGTGGTGTGTTCCCCTGGTGACAAATATCTACCAATAGATTCATACATTTGTTTCCGTTGGAcggatatttcattaaaagttgtttttaatacattatcgtATTTTGAGCACATCTCCCGATCGGTCATATTTCCCTTACAATGCTCGTCcatatttcttatttctaaTTCTAATTGATAATGTCTTAAATCATAATCGCTTAACGGTATATAAGTTACGAGCTCCCAATGAGCTCCTATTATTCTGATTTCACCttggttttcataaaatatacttgtttcatttttaaattcttctaTGGTGTATGGCGACTGTCCTTGCGCCAtcattatacacaaaaacctatataataatatgctaattagacatatatttaccttaattaatttaataggccATGTTacgttatcattatttattacttaaatataatttatcttattaattctAACTAAATACTACTagcaattaattttcatttattttgttaaaaatttcctCCGACGTTGTCCTCAGAATTTCTCTTCTCATGATCCAGCACATAGGTCTTGTATAGGGCTCATCACTTTGTATGATTCTCAAGAGGTCTGATCTCAAAGTTGCAATAGATTGCTCTATTACGTGAGGACTTAACGGGTAAGGCAAAAGTGCTGCCGCAGAGTGCACATGGTGGTCAAAGCAGGCGGGGATTTCCCTGTCCCCCACTAAGAAACAGTGTTTTTggcgttttatttttctacccAAATTTTTAAGGAATCCGATTTTTAATTCCCATCTGCTAGCAAAAAAGCTCACGCTTTCCAACAAGTTCATGGTAGGCAACCACATGTGCGGCCTTCCATACGTTATCGGTGTCAAATGTATCCTTCGGTTTCCTTCACATCGGAAGTTGTCCAAAATACATTGGCAGAGTACCGATTCCTCTGACAGCGTTTCATGTGGTTCATGCCAATCCCAGCAGATTTCGTTATGTGCACCATATATGTGCGAGTACACAGGGTTTCTTTCAAACTCCATGCACCCCAGATACGTGTACAACTGCATTTCCCCCAACATTTCATCTCCCTTATTTAACCGGAGAGTCACCAGACGTCCTCCTGCTGTTTCTTTTATTTCCAACCCGAATTCAGGAACTACGTCTAATTGTGCATTTTCCACCAATGGCACTATGCGCCTATGCCCTTCCGTTGTCAGATATATTACTTCAATTTGTCGgctcctataatatagtttaactcTTATAGTACGTTTTGGTTATTagtgtaaaatttgaaactaACTACATTTGTatcttaatactaaaataaatctaatttactatctttattcatgttttttttttttttttttttcttatatattttttatatactagtCTCCCTCATCGTGTTTAACTCTGTTCCTTGTTCGTGTATTAAGTTTACTACATATCTGTATCTGTATCTGTtcacacatttaaaattatggtgtatactaataattagtagTACAATGGTCATTATTAGAATGCTTACtcctacacatattataaaattataataatgtattttaaatttaggatTTTCTAGTTTTGTTACGATTTGTGTGCtggtgttattaataattattttactagttaTATTTGTTCTATCCCCTATTCCTTCTGTAGTATCTGACGTGATATCGCCATAGTCAAACTCATTTACTACATTTGTGGAGTCTATCATTGTTAAGTTTGCTGTAATCATTTGCGATATTATTTCGTAATgggtattatttgtatttttgttatactcgAAATTATTCAGTGTAGTTAAATTATAGTCATGCTCACTTGTCATGATAGGTTTTATTGTAGTTGAAATTGTCTGCAATGTTGGATTAGTTATGTTGGTTTTATGTAGTAACTTTGAATGTATTACACTTAGGTGTCTAACATTTTTcggaaataatatgaatttttcatTGTCTAATCCTATTGTTTTCAATGTTAATTCACACGTTTTTTCGATAGTAAGTTTTGTTAAagtgttatttaatacaatagtcGTAGGTTTTATGGAGAATATACACCCTAGGTTCATATGTACCCGTGTGTTGTTCTCATCATTCAAAGCTAAAGTTATACGTTCCGTTGTTCCCCAAGTCGTTCGTTGAAGTTCAACACGACTATTGTTTACttcataaaaaactattgtttcTTCATGGCTCGTTACTCCCTTTACCGTCATAATGATTAacctataatttcattacttattacttatattattttattattctattacttattacacatttatgctctatctatacttaatattattattattattttttttattattattatttttttatatctatttctgttcatacattttcaacaattgGTCCATTCTGTCGCTTCTTTTACGACTTACCATCACCCTTCGTTTCATttcttttctatattttttcctgTCGTGCTCTAACATTTCGTCAGCCTCCGGCATTACGTCTAACCAATcgtttattactatacaaaattgttCTCTCAAGtcgtttttttcataaacgtCATGTATATAAACCGTAATGTTTTTCGTAAATCTCTCTAATTCCGATTGCGAATATGGTTCGCTCATTTTCTTATTAGCATTTTCCATATGTGACTTTAAACAACTAGGTGCTTCGTCCCTTCTTAAGAAAGTAGTAACGTTATGTTTTTCCCGTTTGATCATGtcgtatagataatttatgaatttggtTTTCTTttccctaaaaataaatacttaatcttAAACTACACTCTAAGTCTTATTtaccttatttatttaatacttatttaattatatttaatttctaccTAAACTTTCGTATCGGATTTCTAATCATCCTTGTCTAGTTTGCctttttcgtaatatttttttacatcatttttatgtacagtCACCTTCCTTCTACCTCTCTGTATTACTACATTTTCGGTATCCAAAACctctaaaatttcaaaaggtCCTTTCCATAACGgacttaatttgtttttctggGTTTTGTCTTTCAGTAATACCAAATCTTTCACATCTAAGTCTTCGCTAAATTCCTTTTTATCATActgttttttagattttatcttcttattaattaatctttcTCTGGCAATTTTATGTGACTCctgcattttttgttttaaatcgaATATATAATCATCGTAATTATACCTAGGTTCAGGGCTACATTTTAACTTGACTGGTATGTCCAATTCTTTTCCATATAATAACGCGTAAGGTTGGTAATTAGTCGAACTATGTTCCGTTGaattatatacgaataatgCATATGGCAATAGTTGatcccaattatttaaatctttgtCTACATAGTGTCTCAAATATTCGGCTAAAGTTCTATGTGATCTTTCTAAGCTACCGTTAGTTTGCGGATGATAAGgactcgtatttattttattaatctttagTAGTTTACACACTTCTGTGAAAATCTTACTAAGAAAGTCTGTACCTTGATCAGTTAATATAGTTTCAGGTATACCGTGCACACATACGAAATTTACTACAAACGCCTGGGCGATAGTGTTTGCCGTATGATCTGGTAACGGAACACCTAATGAATATTTCGTTAGATCGTCCTGCATAGTCAATATATATGTGTTGCCTATTGCAGTAGGTATTAGAGGTCCTACTAtatccataaatattttttcaaacggtCTAGAACTTGTCGTAGTTATAATCATCGGACTACGGTGATGCctattagttgttttattcGTTTGACACGACGGacagttttttatatattcccTTACTTCTTGTTTTAACCCTGGCCAGTTGAATTGtcgtttaattttcttaaccgTTCTATTTAATCCAGCATGACCCCCTAGTAATGAGTCATGAAAttgcttgaaaataattaatttttcctcATTAGTGTACTCTAATTTAGTacagattattatttctatatctgtatttcgaaatatatacctaatcattGATCTTGTTTTTGTCCAGTCCAACCCGTCTTTCTTTCCTAACTGGTTCATGGCTAACTTATTCAAGgaatttttaatgcaaaagtactttaaatttaataatgcaaaatgcatattttcacttgtggttaattgtttttctttacttttagttatcaaaaatattatgtatctttcttcgtaattaaaatatactacgtcgcctatttgtttatttgattcTAGCATTTTATTCGTTccaaattttcgttttaattcgTAGTTTATTCccgatttaaagttataatatttttctatttctgatacaatatgatattctGCGGGTGATTCTAGTAATTCACCGTTCACCTCTTTCACATTActattcgttattattgttgtttccgATTTTTCTAGAAAGCTCGTATAACTTTCGtccttaatttcttttatactatacattctaCTTAAAGCATCTACGTTCGAATTTTGTACTCccggtttatattttatttcgtaatcGTATTCCTCAAGCTGTATGCGCCATCTCGCCAACTTTGATAACGGatcttttaagttaaataaccaAGATAATGGTCTATGGTCAGTGAGTATCACGAATTTTCTACCGTAAAGATAGGGCCTAAATTGTTTAACCCCGTATACAATCGCTAAACATTCTAGTTCAGTAGTTGAGTA
Above is a genomic segment from Aphis gossypii isolate Hap1 unplaced genomic scaffold, ASM2018417v2 Contig00636, whole genome shotgun sequence containing:
- the LOC126554887 gene encoding uncharacterized protein LOC126554887; this translates as MEASTQTIVVSRQIEVIYLTTEGHRRIVPLVENAQLDVVPEFGLEIKETAGGRLVTLRLNKGDEMLGEMQLYTYLGCMEFERNPVYSHIYGAHNEICWDWHEPHETLSEESVLCQCILDNFRCEGNRRIHLTPITYGRPHMWLPTMNLLESVSFFASRWELKIGFLKNLGRKIKRQKHCFLVGDREIPACFDHHVHSAAALLPYPLSPHVIEQSIATLRSDLLRIIQSDEPYTRPMCWIMRREILRTTSEEIFNKINEN